One window of the Conexibacter sp. SYSU D00693 genome contains the following:
- a CDS encoding acyl-CoA dehydrogenase family protein produces the protein MAVPTPPFTEEHEELRESVRRFVTERLRPHADAWEAAHHFPDSVFGELAEHGFLGLKYPEALGGQGGDHLHDAVFTEELARCGSGGLAAGIGAHIGIATPPVFKFGTDDQHERYLRPAIRGEKIAALAITEPDAGSDVASLRTQATKVDGGWAVNGSKTFITNGVRADFYVTAVKTTGEGGHHGISFLIVDKQDAVRASALEKMGWHASDTGEIAFEDAFVPDENLLGRENEGFGLIMANFQWERLLMSLGAVAGMQVAWERTVSYVQERQAFGRSVSGFQVVRHKLADIATRIHASRCVTYDALRRFAEGEDAVKEVTMAKLVTQRTAFEVMDDCLQLHGGAGYMREYEIERMARDARLGPIGGGTDEIMKEILGKALAI, from the coding sequence ATGGCCGTCCCGACCCCGCCGTTCACCGAGGAGCACGAGGAGCTGCGCGAGAGCGTCCGGCGCTTCGTCACCGAGCGCCTGCGCCCCCACGCCGACGCGTGGGAGGCCGCCCACCACTTCCCGGACAGCGTCTTCGGCGAGCTCGCCGAGCACGGCTTCCTCGGCCTGAAGTACCCGGAGGCGCTCGGCGGCCAGGGCGGCGACCACCTGCACGACGCGGTCTTCACCGAGGAGCTCGCGCGCTGCGGCTCGGGCGGGCTGGCGGCGGGCATCGGCGCGCACATCGGCATCGCGACGCCCCCGGTCTTCAAGTTCGGCACCGACGACCAGCACGAGCGCTACCTGCGCCCCGCGATCAGGGGCGAGAAGATCGCGGCGCTGGCGATCACCGAGCCCGACGCGGGCTCGGACGTCGCCAGCCTGCGCACCCAGGCCACGAAGGTCGACGGCGGCTGGGCCGTCAACGGCTCCAAGACGTTCATCACCAACGGCGTGCGCGCGGACTTCTACGTCACCGCGGTGAAGACCACGGGCGAGGGCGGCCACCACGGCATCAGCTTCCTCATCGTCGACAAGCAGGACGCGGTGCGGGCCAGCGCCCTGGAGAAGATGGGCTGGCACGCGTCGGACACCGGCGAGATCGCCTTCGAGGACGCGTTCGTCCCGGACGAGAACCTCCTCGGCCGCGAGAACGAGGGCTTCGGCCTGATCATGGCCAACTTCCAGTGGGAGCGGCTGCTGATGTCGCTCGGCGCGGTGGCCGGGATGCAGGTCGCGTGGGAGCGGACGGTGAGCTACGTGCAGGAGCGCCAGGCCTTCGGCCGGTCGGTCTCCGGCTTCCAGGTCGTCCGCCACAAGCTCGCCGACATCGCGACGCGCATCCACGCCTCGCGCTGCGTGACCTACGACGCGCTGCGCCGCTTCGCCGAGGGCGAGGACGCGGTCAAGGAGGTCACGATGGCCAAGCTCGTCACGCAGCGCACGGCGTTCGAGGTCATGGACGACTGCCTCCAGCTCCATGGCGGCGCCGGCTACATGCGCGAGTACGAGATCGAGCGGATGGCGCGCGACGCGCGGCTCGGGCCGATCGGGGGCGGGACGGACGAGATCATGAAGGAGATCCTGGGCAAGGCGCTCGCGATCTAG
- a CDS encoding TetR/AcrR family transcriptional regulator codes for MLSHRHEAADPRDEAILDAARACVMAVGVRRTTAADIARRAGISRMTLYRRFPDAASVVQALMTRQFGGLLARAHAESQDRATARQRIVATTVRMLQLLDEDEVLHRILDVDPELMLPYVVERLGTFQRAALAQLEGELRAGMGDGSVRLGEPARLAAALELVVRGHVLAANAHDRALPAAVAREELGTVVDRYLAP; via the coding sequence ATGCTGTCACATCGTCACGAGGCAGCGGATCCGCGCGACGAGGCGATCCTCGACGCCGCGCGCGCGTGCGTGATGGCGGTCGGCGTGCGGCGCACGACCGCCGCGGACATCGCGCGGCGCGCCGGGATCAGCCGGATGACGCTCTACCGCCGCTTCCCGGACGCGGCCTCCGTCGTCCAGGCGCTCATGACCCGGCAGTTCGGCGGCCTCCTCGCGCGCGCGCACGCCGAGAGCCAGGACCGCGCCACGGCGCGCCAGCGCATCGTCGCCACCACGGTGCGCATGCTCCAGCTGCTCGACGAGGACGAGGTGCTGCACCGCATCCTCGACGTCGACCCGGAGCTGATGCTCCCCTACGTCGTCGAGCGCCTCGGCACGTTCCAGCGCGCGGCCCTGGCCCAGCTCGAGGGCGAGCTGCGCGCCGGGATGGGCGACGGCTCGGTCCGCCTCGGCGAGCCGGCCCGGCTCGCGGCGGCCCTGGAGCTCGTCGTGCGCGGCCACGTCCTCGCCGCGAACGCCCACGACCGGGCGCTGCCCGCCGCGGTCGCGCGCGAGGAGCTCGGCACCGTCGTCGACCGCTACCTCGCGCCGTGA
- a CDS encoding arginase family protein — translation MRISALLCRTSDRAAGGAGGAQALAKELGDRLGVEPRLIGTPGEPRDGTWEDDLRGSRGCILEAGGQVDDALADGVAPILLAGDCTVSLTTIPAVLRHEPDVRVLWLDAHGDFNTPDTTVSKFLGGMCLSGACGIWDAGMPGPQLDPSRVVTYGVRDLEGPEQVLLETNGVGRATRPSTLAESLRGHKVFVHLDCDVLDPELLPGSLFPAPGGLRDGELAQVLGQVAGEAEVVGLEVTALASAEHAPLVADCLDPLFGL, via the coding sequence GTGAGGATCAGCGCGCTGCTGTGCCGCACCTCGGACCGGGCGGCCGGCGGCGCGGGAGGGGCGCAGGCGCTGGCGAAGGAGCTCGGTGACCGCCTGGGCGTCGAGCCGCGGCTCATCGGCACGCCCGGGGAACCGCGCGACGGCACGTGGGAGGACGACCTGCGCGGCTCGCGCGGCTGCATCCTCGAGGCCGGCGGCCAGGTCGACGACGCGCTGGCCGACGGCGTCGCGCCGATCCTGCTGGCCGGCGACTGCACCGTGTCGCTGACGACGATCCCCGCCGTCCTGCGCCACGAGCCCGACGTCCGCGTCCTGTGGCTCGACGCCCACGGCGACTTCAACACCCCCGACACGACGGTCTCGAAGTTCCTGGGCGGCATGTGCCTGAGTGGCGCGTGCGGGATCTGGGACGCCGGGATGCCGGGCCCGCAGCTCGACCCGTCGCGCGTGGTGACCTACGGCGTGCGCGACCTCGAGGGCCCCGAGCAGGTGCTGCTCGAGACCAACGGCGTGGGCCGCGCGACCCGCCCGTCGACGCTCGCCGAGAGCCTGCGCGGGCACAAGGTCTTCGTCCACCTGGACTGCGACGTGCTCGACCCGGAGCTGCTGCCCGGATCGCTCTTCCCGGCGCCGGGCGGGCTGCGCGACGGCGAGCTCGCGCAGGTCCTCGGGCAGGTCGCCGGCGAGGCCGAGGTCGTCGGCCTCGAGGTGACCGCGCTGGCCTCCGCGGAGCACGCGCCGCTCGTCGCGGACTGCCTCGACCCCCTCTTCGGCCTCTAG
- a CDS encoding Na+/H+ antiporter — protein MDHVELVILFLLVAVAAVGALARIIGVPYPILLVVGGCLAGFVPGVPDVELEPDLVLLIFLPPLLFNAAYFSSARDLRRNARTITLNAVGLVLLTAALVAVAAHATIDGLSWAAAFALGAIVSPTDPLAATAIASRLGVPQRLIAAIEGESLVNDGTALVAYRVAVAAAVGGSFDLLDASSDFVVNALGGIAVGFVVGKLMVLVFRHIVEDDVVGVTTSLAAGYVGYLPAEHLGVSGVLAAVFVGLVVGRRSPEIVTPSARLRGYAFWEVLVFLLNATLFLLVGMQLPGILEDQDRSAGTLIGLGVLISVTVIGSRLLWLNTVPYVIRAIDRRPEQRLRRIGWRPRLVAAWSGLRGAVSLAAALALPEDFPERDLLVFLTLCVIFSTLVFQGLTLPWVIRMLGVEDDGEGEREELLARREAAEAAIVHLERLAEEEWTRTRTVERMAGMYRFRRARIAQRIGEEGDWYVPDDGEDDDDRWADLDGRSNAYQRVVREALEAQRRRIIELRDAGEISDSVLHVLERELDLEDQRLEI, from the coding sequence GTGGACCACGTCGAGCTCGTCATCCTGTTCCTGCTCGTCGCGGTGGCGGCGGTCGGCGCCCTCGCCCGCATCATCGGCGTGCCGTACCCGATCCTCCTGGTCGTCGGCGGCTGCCTGGCGGGCTTCGTGCCCGGCGTCCCGGACGTCGAGCTCGAGCCGGACCTCGTCCTGCTCATCTTCCTGCCGCCGCTGCTGTTCAACGCGGCGTACTTCTCGTCGGCGCGCGACCTGCGGCGCAACGCGCGGACGATCACGCTCAACGCCGTCGGGCTCGTCCTGCTCACCGCCGCGCTGGTGGCGGTCGCGGCGCACGCGACGATCGACGGGCTGTCGTGGGCGGCGGCGTTCGCGCTGGGGGCGATCGTCTCGCCGACCGACCCGCTCGCCGCCACCGCGATCGCCAGCCGGCTCGGCGTGCCCCAGCGGCTCATCGCCGCGATCGAGGGCGAGAGCCTGGTCAACGACGGCACCGCGCTCGTGGCCTACCGCGTGGCGGTCGCGGCGGCCGTGGGCGGCTCGTTCGACCTGCTCGACGCGAGCTCCGACTTCGTGGTCAACGCGCTCGGCGGCATCGCCGTCGGGTTCGTGGTCGGCAAGCTCATGGTGCTCGTCTTCCGCCACATCGTCGAGGACGACGTCGTCGGCGTCACCACGTCGCTGGCCGCGGGCTACGTCGGCTACCTGCCGGCCGAGCACCTCGGCGTGTCCGGCGTGCTGGCGGCGGTCTTCGTCGGGCTCGTCGTGGGTCGCCGGTCGCCCGAGATCGTCACGCCGAGCGCGCGCCTGCGCGGCTACGCGTTCTGGGAGGTCCTCGTCTTCCTGCTCAACGCGACGCTGTTCCTGCTCGTCGGCATGCAGCTGCCGGGGATCCTCGAGGACCAGGACCGCTCCGCCGGCACGCTCATCGGCCTCGGCGTGCTCATCAGCGTCACGGTGATCGGGTCGCGCCTGCTGTGGCTCAACACCGTCCCGTACGTCATCCGCGCCATCGACCGCCGGCCCGAGCAGCGCCTGCGGCGCATCGGCTGGCGTCCGCGCCTGGTGGCGGCGTGGAGCGGCCTGCGCGGCGCGGTCTCCCTCGCCGCGGCCCTCGCCCTGCCCGAGGACTTCCCGGAGCGCGACCTCCTCGTCTTCCTGACGCTGTGCGTGATCTTCTCGACGCTGGTCTTCCAGGGCCTCACGCTGCCGTGGGTCATCCGGATGCTCGGCGTGGAGGACGACGGCGAGGGCGAGCGCGAGGAGCTCCTGGCCCGCCGCGAGGCCGCCGAGGCCGCCATCGTCCACCTCGAGCGCCTCGCCGAGGAGGAGTGGACGCGCACCCGCACCGTCGAGCGCATGGCCGGCATGTACCGCTTCCGCCGCGCCCGCATCGCCCAGCGCATCGGCGAGGAGGGCGACTGGTACGTCCCGGACGACGGCGAGGACGACGACGACCGCTGGGCCGACCTCGACGGCCGCTCCAACGCCTACCAGCGCGTCGTCCGGGAGGCGCTGGAGGCCCAGCGCCGCCGGATCATCGAGCTGCGCGACGCCGGCGAGATCTCCGACTCCGTCCTGCACGTCCTGGAGCGCGAGCTGGACCTGGAGGACCAGCGGCTGGAGATCTAG
- a CDS encoding glycerol-3-phosphate dehydrogenase/oxidase, which yields MNAAQRSRDLEALAGGAQVDVLVVGGGITGAGVALDAASRGLSVALLERGDLATGTSRWSSKLVHGGLRYLATGQVGVAWESARERGLLLRRIAPHLVSPLPFVIPLGERLNHRKGAETRVGLALGDGLRAASGVSGRDLPRTGRISAHEARALVPGLRTGTLRGALLQWDGRLEDDARLVVAVARTAEALGARVVTRARVTALHGDGAAAVDELTGTAFQVRARHVVNATGVWAQSLAPDVQLRPSRGAHLVLDAAALGHPRAAVNVPVPGLRGRWVFAIPASDGLVVAGITDDEHDGPPEDAPRPTAADEAFLREALAPAFAGGIPDDAVVGRYAGLRPLLHAEGATHDVSRRHAILQDAATGALTLVGGKLTTYRRMAQDAVDRLTDVPCRTATLPLLGAAGPRPTAARDAAHERLLRRFGTEAGAVAALAAERPALLEPLAPGVPALGVEVLWARERELALTAEDVLDRRLRLDLHEARRAAAAERVGELLAEPAPAASAA from the coding sequence GTGAACGCCGCCCAGCGCAGCCGCGACCTCGAGGCGCTCGCCGGTGGCGCGCAGGTCGACGTGCTCGTCGTCGGCGGTGGCATCACCGGCGCCGGCGTCGCCCTGGACGCCGCCTCGCGCGGCCTCTCGGTCGCGCTGCTCGAGCGCGGCGACCTCGCGACCGGCACGAGCCGCTGGTCCTCCAAGCTCGTCCACGGCGGCCTGCGCTACCTCGCCACGGGGCAGGTCGGCGTGGCGTGGGAGTCGGCCCGCGAGCGCGGCCTGCTGCTGCGCCGCATCGCCCCGCACCTCGTCAGCCCGCTGCCCTTCGTCATCCCGCTCGGCGAGCGGCTCAACCACCGCAAGGGCGCCGAGACCCGCGTCGGCCTCGCCCTCGGCGACGGCCTGCGGGCGGCGTCAGGCGTCTCGGGCCGCGACCTGCCACGCACCGGGCGCATCAGCGCCCACGAGGCGCGGGCGCTCGTGCCCGGGCTGCGCACCGGGACGCTGCGCGGCGCGTTGCTGCAGTGGGACGGGCGCCTGGAGGACGACGCGCGGCTCGTCGTGGCCGTCGCCCGCACCGCGGAGGCGCTCGGCGCGCGGGTCGTCACCCGCGCGCGCGTGACGGCGCTCCACGGGGACGGCGCGGCGGCGGTCGACGAGCTGACGGGGACGGCGTTCCAGGTCCGCGCGCGGCACGTCGTCAACGCCACCGGCGTGTGGGCCCAGAGCCTGGCGCCCGACGTGCAGCTGCGCCCGAGCCGCGGCGCGCACCTCGTCCTGGACGCCGCCGCGCTGGGCCACCCCCGCGCCGCCGTCAACGTCCCCGTCCCGGGCCTGCGCGGCCGCTGGGTCTTCGCGATCCCGGCCTCGGACGGCCTCGTCGTGGCCGGCATCACCGACGACGAGCACGACGGCCCGCCCGAGGACGCCCCGCGGCCCACCGCGGCCGACGAGGCGTTCCTGCGCGAGGCGCTCGCCCCGGCGTTCGCCGGCGGCATCCCGGACGACGCGGTCGTCGGCCGCTACGCCGGCCTGCGCCCGCTGCTGCACGCCGAGGGCGCGACGCACGACGTCTCCCGCAGGCACGCGATCCTCCAGGACGCCGCCACCGGCGCGCTCACCCTCGTCGGCGGCAAGCTGACGACCTACCGGCGCATGGCGCAGGACGCCGTCGACCGGCTGACCGACGTGCCGTGCCGCACGGCGACGCTGCCGCTGCTCGGTGCCGCCGGCCCGCGGCCCACCGCCGCCCGCGACGCCGCGCACGAGCGGCTGCTGCGCCGCTTCGGGACCGAGGCCGGGGCCGTCGCGGCGCTTGCCGCCGAGCGCCCGGCGCTGCTCGAGCCGCTGGCCCCGGGCGTCCCCGCGCTGGGCGTCGAGGTGCTCTGGGCACGCGAGCGGGAGCTGGCGCTCACCGCCGAGGACGTGCTCGACCGCCGGCTGCGCCTCGACCTCCACGAGGCCCGACGCGCGGCGGCCGCCGAGCGCGTCGGCGAACTGCTCGCCGAGCCCGCGCCGGCGGCCAGCGCCGCCTGA
- a CDS encoding acyl-CoA dehydrogenase family protein gives MAATTGDVLKPDFGAQRKHMIFTEEHDRLRESIHAFVVKELAPHADEWEETTFPNSVLERMGELGFLGLSMPEEYGGQGGDYFANLVLAEEMAYAGSGGLAMGVAVHTDMAMPPIHLFGTEEQKQQWLVPAIQGTKILCLGITEPDAGSDVAGIKTRAVKDGDEYVINGSKTYITNGHRADVIVLVTKTDDSAGYDGFTLFLVPMDTPGVIREKKLEKLGMHASDTALLAFQDVRVPASAVLGQVGKGFYHIMWELQGERLIGAAGSVAGAQHVFDQTLKYAQERTAFGRQIGHFQVIRHKFAEMATKIESARQMVYSTAWRFGNGEYPVREISMAKLHASRIAVEVADECIQIHGGAGYMKEYGVERAWRDLRLNRIGAGTDEIMLDVIGRSYGL, from the coding sequence ATGGCCGCCACGACCGGAGACGTCCTGAAGCCCGACTTCGGGGCCCAGCGCAAGCACATGATCTTCACGGAGGAGCACGACCGCCTCCGCGAGTCGATCCACGCCTTCGTGGTCAAGGAGCTCGCGCCGCACGCGGACGAGTGGGAGGAGACGACCTTCCCCAACTCGGTCCTGGAGCGCATGGGCGAGCTCGGCTTCCTGGGGCTCTCGATGCCCGAGGAGTACGGCGGGCAGGGCGGCGACTACTTCGCCAACCTCGTCCTCGCCGAGGAGATGGCCTACGCCGGCTCGGGCGGCCTGGCCATGGGCGTTGCGGTCCACACCGACATGGCGATGCCGCCGATCCACCTCTTCGGGACCGAGGAGCAGAAGCAGCAGTGGCTCGTCCCGGCGATCCAGGGCACGAAGATCCTCTGCCTCGGCATCACCGAGCCCGACGCGGGCTCCGACGTCGCCGGCATCAAGACCCGCGCCGTGAAGGACGGCGACGAGTACGTCATCAACGGGTCGAAGACCTACATCACCAACGGCCACCGCGCCGACGTGATCGTCCTCGTCACGAAGACCGACGACAGCGCCGGCTACGACGGCTTCACGCTGTTCCTCGTCCCGATGGACACGCCGGGCGTCATCCGCGAGAAGAAGCTCGAGAAGCTCGGGATGCACGCGAGCGACACGGCGCTCCTGGCCTTCCAGGACGTCCGCGTCCCCGCGTCCGCCGTCCTCGGCCAGGTCGGCAAGGGCTTCTACCACATCATGTGGGAGCTCCAGGGCGAACGCCTCATCGGCGCCGCCGGTTCCGTCGCCGGCGCCCAGCACGTGTTCGACCAGACGCTGAAGTACGCCCAGGAGCGCACCGCCTTCGGCCGCCAGATCGGCCACTTCCAGGTCATCCGCCACAAGTTCGCGGAGATGGCCACGAAGATCGAGTCCGCCCGCCAGATGGTCTACTCGACCGCCTGGCGCTTCGGCAACGGCGAGTACCCCGTCCGCGAGATCTCGATGGCCAAGCTCCACGCCTCGCGCATCGCCGTCGAGGTCGCCGACGAGTGCATCCAGATCCACGGTGGCGCCGGCTACATGAAGGAGTACGGCGTCGAGCGGGCGTGGCGCGACCTGCGCCTGAACCGCATCGGCGCGGGGACCGACGAGATCATGCTGGACGTCATCGGGCGGTCGTACGGGCTGTAG
- a CDS encoding enoyl-CoA hydratase/isomerase family protein codes for MPSFETVRYEVADGVATIALDQPETRNALSDDVLDDLLGAFAAAKDDDAVRCVVLTSTHEKVFSSGGNLAGFAADVPLVHKHFATDRFPRLFLLVAQLGKPSICAANGHVLAGALGVALACDLVIAKEGVTFGTPEINVGVFPFMIMALIYRNVGRKKTNELLLLGDRISAEEAERVGIVNKVVPADEFDAAVADWASRLAAKSPLMMRLGKDAMARQMDMPFAEALELLHHNLVLAFSTEDIQEGVKAFFEKREPQWTGR; via the coding sequence GTGCCCTCGTTCGAGACCGTCCGCTACGAGGTCGCCGACGGTGTGGCGACGATCGCGCTGGACCAGCCCGAGACGCGCAACGCGCTCTCCGACGACGTCCTCGACGACCTCCTCGGAGCGTTCGCCGCGGCCAAGGACGACGACGCCGTCCGCTGCGTCGTGCTCACGAGCACCCACGAGAAGGTCTTCTCGAGCGGCGGCAACCTCGCCGGCTTCGCGGCTGACGTCCCGCTGGTGCACAAGCACTTCGCGACCGACCGCTTCCCGCGCCTCTTCCTGCTCGTCGCCCAGCTCGGCAAGCCGTCGATCTGCGCCGCCAACGGCCACGTGCTCGCCGGTGCGCTCGGCGTCGCGCTCGCCTGCGACCTGGTGATCGCGAAGGAGGGCGTGACCTTCGGGACGCCCGAGATCAACGTCGGGGTCTTCCCCTTCATGATCATGGCGCTCATCTACCGCAACGTCGGGCGCAAGAAGACCAACGAGCTGCTGCTCCTGGGCGACCGCATCTCCGCCGAGGAGGCCGAGCGGGTCGGCATCGTCAACAAGGTCGTCCCCGCCGACGAGTTCGACGCCGCCGTCGCCGACTGGGCCTCGCGGCTGGCGGCGAAGTCGCCGCTGATGATGCGCCTGGGCAAGGACGCGATGGCCCGCCAGATGGACATGCCGTTCGCGGAGGCGCTCGAGCTCCTGCACCACAACCTCGTGCTCGCGTTCTCGACCGAGGACATCCAGGAGGGCGTCAAGGCGTTCTTCGAGAAGCGGGAGCCGCAGTGGACGGGGCGGTGA
- a CDS encoding SDR family NAD(P)-dependent oxidoreductase, with protein MGVLDGKVAVVTGSARGIGRATAELLAEQGASVVINDLDADVAEQTASEIQGDTAVFGGDLTKGDAPEKLIQTAIDSFGKLDILVNNAGYTLDAPIHKMSDDWWDRMIDIHLTVPFKVLRAAAPHLREPAKAEKERGEEVFRKVVNVSSISGTMGNAGQANYSAGKNGVVGLTRTLAKEWGQFKINVNAVAFGYIETRLTASKDESNQMEIDGEKVQLGIPDQLRSMASILIPLGRAGTPEEAAGGVFFLCSPWSNYVHGQVLNITGGQFGGMTS; from the coding sequence ATGGGAGTCCTCGACGGGAAGGTCGCAGTCGTCACCGGGTCGGCGCGCGGGATCGGTCGCGCGACCGCGGAGCTGCTCGCCGAGCAGGGCGCGTCGGTCGTCATCAACGACCTCGACGCCGATGTGGCCGAGCAGACCGCCAGCGAGATCCAGGGCGACACCGCCGTCTTCGGCGGTGACCTGACCAAGGGCGACGCGCCCGAGAAGCTGATCCAGACGGCGATCGACAGCTTCGGCAAGCTCGACATCCTCGTGAACAACGCGGGCTACACGCTCGACGCGCCGATCCACAAGATGAGCGACGACTGGTGGGACCGGATGATCGACATCCACCTCACCGTCCCGTTCAAGGTGCTGCGCGCCGCCGCTCCGCACCTGCGCGAGCCGGCCAAGGCCGAGAAGGAGCGCGGCGAGGAGGTCTTCCGCAAGGTCGTCAACGTCTCGTCGATCTCGGGGACGATGGGCAACGCCGGCCAGGCGAACTACTCCGCGGGCAAGAACGGCGTCGTGGGCCTCACCCGCACGCTGGCCAAGGAGTGGGGCCAGTTCAAGATCAACGTCAACGCCGTGGCCTTCGGCTACATCGAGACCCGCCTGACCGCCTCGAAGGACGAGAGCAACCAGATGGAGATCGACGGCGAGAAGGTCCAGCTCGGCATCCCGGACCAGCTGCGCTCGATGGCGTCGATCCTCATCCCGCTCGGCCGCGCCGGCACCCCGGAGGAGGCCGCCGGCGGCGTCTTCTTCCTGTGCTCGCCGTGGTCGAACTACGTGCACGGCCAGGTGCTGAACATCACGGGCGGGCAGTTCGGGGGCATGACCTCCTAG
- a CDS encoding methyl-accepting chemotaxis protein — MQTVRLPKPRLRATIAGLLTLTALAVAAVVGTIGVRAASGALRDTAEARTSEVAVNALDKLDRNLFERYGDVQAYAQSDPATSMQAERIRVWMDTMMATYTPIYRLMVVADRRGRVIAANTVGLDGKPRDTSKVVGRDVSGERWFRTAIAGRLKAGETLVEDLHRDPLQALVPGEPAEAMSFTYPIRDDAGRIVGVWSNRFNWSVATDILVAEAKRAAANGHPEAGLTLTDSEGRALRRAGARDAAKGDALRETARSKGFSLYPGLGWRVTAAEPRAAALAAASDLRTSVLVVAAIALLLAAGAGVLLARSIVRRIDRVLETLQSLRDACISGLEQGLAAFARGDLRQDVVPRTPELERQGHDEIGEVSAAVEDIRGATVRAIGAYGTSREQLGQMLGEVSTAASTLTDASRQVAATSEEAGRAVAEIAASAGEVAEGAQRQLASVDATRELAADVSETMGRSSADATATGDAAARAREDVAAGVQAAEAASAAMAAVQAASSQATEAIRDLGERSERIGAIVDTITGIAEQTNLLALNAAIEAARAGEQGRGFAVVAEEVRKLAEGSQQAAASIGDLVAEMQAQTGRAVDVVERGAARSDEGVSTVEEARGAFTRISASVEDVATRIAEIAGAIQDVSTSAGRVHEGLGEVSDVAEHSGAMTERVSAGTEQTSASTQEIAASAADLARTAERLDALVRRFELA, encoded by the coding sequence ATGCAGACCGTCCGGCTGCCCAAGCCCCGACTACGCGCGACGATCGCCGGCCTCCTGACCCTCACGGCGCTCGCCGTGGCCGCCGTCGTCGGCACGATCGGGGTCCGGGCCGCCTCCGGCGCCCTCCGCGACACCGCGGAGGCCCGCACCTCCGAGGTCGCCGTCAACGCCCTCGACAAGCTCGACCGCAACCTCTTCGAGCGCTACGGCGACGTCCAGGCCTACGCGCAGAGCGATCCGGCGACGTCGATGCAGGCCGAGCGCATCCGCGTGTGGATGGACACGATGATGGCCACCTACACGCCGATCTACCGGCTCATGGTGGTCGCCGACCGGCGGGGCCGGGTCATCGCCGCCAACACCGTCGGGCTCGACGGCAAGCCGCGCGACACGTCGAAGGTCGTCGGGCGCGACGTCTCGGGCGAGCGCTGGTTCCGCACCGCGATCGCGGGCCGGCTCAAGGCGGGCGAGACGCTCGTCGAGGACCTGCACCGCGACCCGCTGCAGGCGCTCGTCCCGGGCGAGCCCGCCGAGGCGATGAGCTTCACGTACCCCATCCGCGACGACGCCGGCCGGATCGTCGGCGTGTGGTCCAACCGGTTCAACTGGTCGGTGGCGACCGACATCCTCGTCGCCGAGGCCAAGCGCGCCGCCGCCAACGGCCACCCGGAGGCCGGGCTGACGCTGACCGACAGCGAGGGTCGCGCGCTGCGCCGCGCCGGCGCCCGCGACGCCGCGAAGGGCGACGCGCTGCGCGAGACCGCGCGGTCGAAGGGCTTCTCGCTGTACCCCGGGCTGGGCTGGCGGGTCACGGCCGCCGAGCCGCGGGCGGCCGCGCTGGCCGCCGCGAGCGACCTGCGCACGAGCGTGCTCGTCGTCGCCGCCATCGCGCTGCTGCTCGCCGCCGGCGCGGGCGTCCTGCTGGCGCGTTCGATCGTGCGCCGCATCGACCGCGTGCTCGAGACGCTCCAGAGCCTGCGCGACGCCTGCATCTCCGGCCTCGAGCAGGGCCTGGCGGCCTTCGCCCGCGGCGACCTGCGCCAGGACGTGGTCCCGCGGACGCCCGAGCTCGAGCGCCAGGGCCACGACGAGATCGGCGAGGTCTCGGCGGCCGTCGAGGACATCCGCGGCGCGACGGTCCGCGCCATCGGGGCCTACGGCACGTCGCGCGAGCAGCTCGGCCAGATGCTCGGCGAGGTCTCGACCGCCGCGTCCACGCTGACCGACGCCTCGCGCCAGGTCGCCGCCACCTCCGAGGAGGCCGGCCGCGCCGTCGCCGAGATCGCCGCGTCCGCGGGGGAGGTCGCCGAGGGCGCCCAGCGCCAGCTCGCGTCGGTCGACGCGACGCGCGAGCTCGCGGCCGACGTCTCCGAGACCATGGGCCGCTCGAGCGCCGACGCCACGGCGACCGGCGACGCCGCCGCCCGCGCCCGCGAGGACGTCGCCGCCGGCGTCCAGGCGGCCGAGGCCGCCAGCGCCGCCATGGCCGCCGTGCAGGCGGCGTCGTCCCAGGCGACCGAGGCGATCCGCGACCTCGGCGAGCGCTCCGAGCGCATCGGCGCGATCGTCGACACGATCACCGGCATCGCCGAGCAGACCAACCTCCTCGCGCTGAACGCCGCGATCGAGGCGGCGCGCGCCGGCGAGCAGGGCCGCGGCTTCGCCGTCGTGGCCGAGGAGGTCCGCAAGCTCGCCGAGGGCAGCCAGCAGGCCGCCGCCTCCATCGGCGACCTCGTCGCCGAGATGCAGGCCCAGACCGGCCGCGCCGTCGACGTCGTCGAGCGGGGCGCGGCGCGCAGCGACGAGGGCGTGTCGACCGTCGAGGAGGCGCGCGGCGCCTTCACCCGCATCAGCGCGTCCGTCGAGGACGTGGCGACGCGCATCGCCGAGATCGCCGGCGCCATCCAGGACGTCTCGACGTCGGCGGGCCGGGTGCACGAGGGCCTCGGCGAGGTCTCCGACGTCGCCGAGCACAGCGGCGCGATGACCGAGCGCGTGTCGGCCGGCACGGAGCAGACGTCGGCCTCGACGCAGGAGATCGCGGCCTCCGCCGCCGACCTCGCCCGCACCGCCGAGCGCCTCGACGCGCTGGTGCGGCGCTTCGAGCTCGCCTAG